Below is a genomic region from Bacillota bacterium.
GCGTCTCCTCCCCACGCCTGAAGGCGGGGGCTCCCGACGCCGCGTAGTCTGGTGGTGTGGGAGGGATCAGCGGAAGAGCCGGAGGGCCAAGCGGGGCTTCCCTCGACAGCCCACCGGCCTGCTATCTTATGCGTCTGACTCTCACACGGGCGTTGGACCCCGCCAGGAGGGCGGCCACGTCGATTTTCGAGATCAGCTGCAGGTCTTCGGTCGGCCAGAGGTTGTTGAAGTACCGAAGCTTGAACAGTGGCACGAAGAGCGGGCCTGGGGAGGTCACCTCGACTCCTCTCTGAAGCCCAACGTAATCGCCGTCATCCACCACTCCGTTCTCGTTCACATCCAGCCAGCCAAAGAGAGAATGAACGCCGGGAAGTGCGCACGGGACGCTGAAGCTCCTGTCCCGCCCTCCGTAGTCCGCAGCGCTCTGCAATTCTCCTTCCTCATCCACGAGCGCGAATATCGCCCGGTCCATAGTGGATGCGGTCACAGCGGCGTAGGCGTTCACGATTCCGTGTCCGTAGTCTGGATCCCAACCGGGCACGCCTGGGTCATCCATTGAGGTCATTTGGATGAGATCCCTTACCTCGGCCGGGGCCATCGGGCCAAGCTTTGAAAGCATGAGCGCCACGACCCCAGAGACGTGAGGAGTGGCCATCGACGTGCCTTGCATGTACCCGTACTGGGCGGAATCGCCCGGCATGTAGTATGTGCTGAATATTCTATCTTCTGGATCTCCCGTCCCGGGGAACTGATCGTTACCGCAGGCACCCCCAGGGGCAGCGACATCCAATTCCGGGCCTGTGGTAGAGTAGCTCGCCTTTTGCAACTGCCTCCCCACGGCGCCAACCGCTATCGTAGTCGGGTGAGCGGCCGGCCACCACACACCGGACGTTCCCGTGTTCCCGGCCGCGGCCACGACCACGATTCCCTGGCTCTCTGCGCGCTCAAGGGCGGTGTTGCCCACCGACCCGAGCGGGGGAAAACTCGGCTGTCCGAGGCTCAGATTGATGACACTGGCCCCGCGGCTTATGGCCCAGTTGATCCCGTCTGCCACGAGAGACTCGCTTCCACTGCCGTCAGGGCGGAGCACTCGTATGGGCAGGATCGTAGCTCCCCAGCTTACCCCCGCCACCCCAATCCCGTTGGAGGTAGCGGCGCCAATGGTCCCGGCCACGTGGGTTCCGTGACTTGCGCGCCCCGCACTTGGTTCATCCGTAGGGTCGTAGTCGTTGTCCACGAAGTCCCGCGCGTTCGCGAGATCCAGCCGCCCCTGAAGGTCAGGATGCTCGGGTCTGACCCCGGTATCGATGACTGCCACTGTAACGGGTCTTTCGAATCCAACCGTCACGCCCCACGCCTGGGGCAAGCTTATCGCCCGGTAGTGCCATTGCTGGGTGTATCCCGGGTCGTTCGGTTCAACCGGGCCTCCAAGCGCCCATACCACGTTGTCAGGGTAGGCAGTGTCGACCCACGGGAGCCTGCCGAGTTCCTGGGCAAATTCCTCTGCAGATCTCCCTTCTGGTATGCTTACCAGGATGTATCCTGAGAGTGGCGAACTCCTGACCACCCGAGCCCCGGCAGCGTTCACGTCCGCGGCCGCCGCCGCATGCTTCGACCCCGGTCTTGGTACGACGATGATGGCGTCGGGCCTGGCGAACTGATACTCCGGGTCAGGTCCCGCGAGGGGCTGAGATCGCCTCACCCTCGGTGCCTTAAGACCGGCAACCGTGGGCGGGGTGTAGGCGTTACTCAGAGTGGCTAGTCCCCACACTTCAATGTTTCCGGGGCCCGTCGCTGTGGAGCCCGCGAGGCTCACACATACCTCATACTCTGCATTCGGGACAACATCTATCTTCCTGAGAGTGCTCTTGTGCCCCGGGGCAGAGAAGTACATGGTTACGGTCCCAGCAACGACGGGTACCCTCTGGAGTGCGTACGATCCCTGACTGTCTGTCCACGCTATCCGGGAGCCTAGCGCAACCCGGGCCCCTTTGATCGGCTGCCCAGTGACCAAGCTGTCTACAACACCGGTAATGGTGACGACAGATTTCGGTCTCGGCTTGAGACACCCGGCGAGTGAGCTGGAGATTATGAGCAGAAGAAGAATACTCGCCAGTCTCTTCGACAGTCAGAGCACCTCCAGACTCCCAAACGGAAAGGCCGGCGCCTCGGGCGCCGGTATTCGAGGTCTCAAGTCATTTGTATCACAAGCGAAGAATTACTGCCACTATCGCCGCCGTTACCTGGGGATTCTATACAGATACGCGTTCATCTGACTGCCAGGGGGACCGTAGTAGATCTGGGGGTTCTGCGGATACGGCGGCAAGCCTCCGAAGTATGCTCGCATCTGGTCCCTGACGTAATTGTAAATCTCCGTAGCATCGACCAGGTCGTTACGGTCGGCGTCTGCCACGCAGTATTGCTTGCCTCCAGACACGATCCGCTGGTCAAACCCCTGGGTGAAGTAGTACGAGAAGACGCCTCTTCCAAGCGCTCCGTCTTCCCAGGACACCTCGTTCTTCGCAGACGCCGTTATGACAATGTTCCCAGCCTGCGACAAGTTCTTCGCCATGACCTCAAATCCGGTGGAACGCTTGAGGTTCTTGCCGAAGTCGAGGGACTGGAACATCCCACCGGAGTAGCAGGAATCGAATACGAATATCCTACGTCCCGCATTCACATATAAGGAGATCCAGGTGCTCAATTCCTCGTCGGATATTCGCTCGAGGTCTTGGGCAATAATGTACTCATGCGCAGGTGAGATGGATCCATCCTGTGCCCCATGTCCGGAATAGAACATGATGAATGTATCATTCGCGTTAGTTCGCGAGCCCACCACCTGTATGGCCTTTATTATGTCTAGTTTTTTGGCTTGGGTGTCGGTCAATTGCACATATTGACCCGCCAAGAAATTCCCGTAATAGAGGCTGTCGCGGGCGGCGATCGCATCGGCTACCGCGAACCTGAGGCGGTTGCTAGGATCTCCTTCGTATTCATTGATGCCGATTGTGAGGATATGCAGAGAACCCAGAACCCTTGTACCTACGTACGTGTCCAAACCGGGAAATACTGTGCAGTGCACCTCGAGCCAATCGACGTACTGTGGGTGGTAAACAGTGACCTTGTAGCTGCCGGGACGTAGAGATGTAGCAGAGAAGTACCCGCTACTGTTGGTGGTAACCTGAGTGGACGTCGGCCCCTGAACCAACACTGTGGCTCCCTGCAGAGGCGAGTAAGTCGCACTCTTCGTCTGCTCCGCCATGATCACAATCTTCTCAACGGCTTCACCATCAAGGGAAAGGGCCTGCGAGTCTTTGTACGCCCAACCAGAGATGCTCCCGAACACGAGAACCCCCGGCGCACACCCCGCCCCAAGTAACCCCACCAAGAGAATCATGACAACCAGTCGGTTCACCCCCACACGCGTGGGGACAACTATCCTTTCAACCGAGACTGGAGCTTCGAGCCCTGTTCTGTGCATTACTACTCCTCCCGTTCCCGCGGGTGCCCCTCACCTGGTGTAGACTCCGCCGGAGCCTGCGATGTTCCCTGTGGAAGTGACATGATGTGCCCTACTTGGCACTGATCTGCCTGAGAAGGAAAATGCCATCTATATGGGGAATACATATTCCGCGAGATAGCGATGAGTCGCCGACCCGCATTCTCGTGGGGAGGGATATGGACGTGTTGCGACCGCGCCTGGTTCTTGTCAGTTGCATCGCGCTGGCAGTGGTTTCGGCCGGATTGGGATTGGGGCCG
It encodes:
- a CDS encoding caspase family protein, giving the protein MHRTGLEAPVSVERIVVPTRVGVNRLVVMILLVGLLGAGCAPGVLVFGSISGWAYKDSQALSLDGEAVEKIVIMAEQTKSATYSPLQGATVLVQGPTSTQVTTNSSGYFSATSLRPGSYKVTVYHPQYVDWLEVHCTVFPGLDTYVGTRVLGSLHILTIGINEYEGDPSNRLRFAVADAIAARDSLYYGNFLAGQYVQLTDTQAKKLDIIKAIQVVGSRTNANDTFIMFYSGHGAQDGSISPAHEYIIAQDLERISDEELSTWISLYVNAGRRIFVFDSCYSGGMFQSLDFGKNLKRSTGFEVMAKNLSQAGNIVITASAKNEVSWEDGALGRGVFSYYFTQGFDQRIVSGGKQYCVADADRNDLVDATEIYNYVRDQMRAYFGGLPPYPQNPQIYYGPPGSQMNAYLYRIPR
- a CDS encoding S8 family serine peptidase, coding for MVTGQPIKGARVALGSRIAWTDSQGSYALQRVPVVAGTVTMYFSAPGHKSTLRKIDVVPNAEYEVCVSLAGSTATGPGNIEVWGLATLSNAYTPPTVAGLKAPRVRRSQPLAGPDPEYQFARPDAIIVVPRPGSKHAAAAADVNAAGARVVRSSPLSGYILVSIPEGRSAEEFAQELGRLPWVDTAYPDNVVWALGGPVEPNDPGYTQQWHYRAISLPQAWGVTVGFERPVTVAVIDTGVRPEHPDLQGRLDLANARDFVDNDYDPTDEPSAGRASHGTHVAGTIGAATSNGIGVAGVSWGATILPIRVLRPDGSGSESLVADGINWAISRGASVINLSLGQPSFPPLGSVGNTALERAESQGIVVVAAAGNTGTSGVWWPAAHPTTIAVGAVGRQLQKASYSTTGPELDVAAPGGACGNDQFPGTGDPEDRIFSTYYMPGDSAQYGYMQGTSMATPHVSGVVALMLSKLGPMAPAEVRDLIQMTSMDDPGVPGWDPDYGHGIVNAYAAVTASTMDRAIFALVDEEGELQSAADYGGRDRSFSVPCALPGVHSLFGWLDVNENGVVDDGDYVGLQRGVEVTSPGPLFVPLFKLRYFNNLWPTEDLQLISKIDVAALLAGSNARVRVRRIR